The Streptococcus sp. VT 162 genome has a window encoding:
- a CDS encoding membrane protein translates to MGMILMKIASILLLILTLVVCFIVTKLFGLRKIGFNFADLAFPLLVFEYYLITAKAFIHNFLPRLGVALSLLAILLVVFFLVKKRSFYYPKFIKFFWRAGFLLTLIIYIAMIVELMMLP, encoded by the coding sequence ATGGGTATGATTTTAATGAAAATAGCATCTATTTTATTATTGATATTAACCTTGGTGGTTTGCTTTATTGTCACCAAGCTTTTTGGACTTAGGAAAATAGGATTTAATTTCGCAGATCTAGCTTTTCCACTTTTGGTATTTGAGTACTATCTGATTACTGCTAAAGCCTTTATCCACAACTTTCTACCGCGACTTGGAGTCGCACTTTCTCTCCTAGCAATCCTCCTTGTAGTCTTTTTCCTTGTCAAAAAACGAAGTTTTTATTACCCTAAATTCATCAAATTCTTCTGGAGAGCCGGTTTTCTCCTTACCTTAATCATCTACATAGCTATGATTGTCGAATTGATGATGCTCCCATAA
- a CDS encoding adhesin, with amino-acid sequence MKNKKFWLPILTSLACLLGIIFAPNSVQAKELKNVISNIGIWEVDNGKFIKPDANGVYTLSPEHHNYSNYKFTVDYDLSAYDGKLEDGDTFTFTVPSPLTVRNETFDLKDKETDLVIGETQIVSNGDNNGGKATITLKNLKTYLEKKGGYQVQNVKGNFFVGFSSKNELSNETLRFDKTETINEITHQIKVKRGEASDYSEGIGRANFNKYHGLIYKEDWTSKALNKSGKYLHSWYVRVNPKQAAYNKIEIHDWVDPNASPMQMIPETFSVTAGWYDQYYYFKDEVVLEAGKDYQVKWNDSYTEFTLTINNASSILAKNGKPAAFRINYKTSAPADGTQVQNNAEMKGDDQILTYDDYSNKTVVKQIGNSVVASGGTIQLETGYRIILYKVDELTHDRLKGAKFKITPPAGATAKEEIVTTNDDGIAESSIYSESDIKKGNFTVTEIEAPEGYELNPTPFEMTVGQDGAIKTVTNKRSKAKVKIKANKKLTGRELKAEEFEFTLTDQDGKVKETVKNDKDGNVAFSELEFDKAGTYTFKIAEKAGSDTSIKYDTKTVTATVTVADKGKGALEATVSYDDEKAFENTYTPAKTEVSVKKVWKDENNQDGKRPSSVTVKLLADGQDTGKTLELTEANGWAGSFKDLDADKGGTPIKYTVVEVTVAGYTSEVTGDAASGFTITNSYLPETVVVKATKNWDDANNQDGKRPSKITINLLADGQQIDSKEVQAAADGTWTVEFTKLAKYKAGKEIKYTVTEEAVAEYEATITDFTITNKYAPKEIDYKVTKVWNDANNQDGKRPESVTVQLYKKVGDADPVAVEDKKLTLTAKEKTDDNTWVASFTNLPQYEAGKEITYSIKEVDVPAGYEASVTGQVVTNTYNPETVVLSGTKVWKDNNNQDGKRTRSVKVQILNGDKVVQEIEVSEATGWKFESKKLPKYENGKEIKYTVKETAMTEYKATITTDKDGKYTITNEHTPEKTAVKGHKIWKDEDNKDGIRPASITVKLLADGKETGQTATVSETSGWTYEFTGLDRYQEGKEIAYTVEEVNVPDGYTASVEGYNITNTHTPEKPTPGKPNEPGKPKKGGELPNTGSESNQATLVAGIALLGLGTGFLARRKKED; translated from the coding sequence ATGAAGAACAAGAAATTTTGGTTGCCCATCCTAACTTCTCTGGCCTGTTTGCTAGGGATAATCTTTGCTCCAAATTCAGTTCAAGCAAAGGAACTGAAGAACGTTATCAGTAATATTGGAATTTGGGAGGTTGATAATGGTAAGTTTATAAAACCGGATGCGAATGGTGTTTATACACTTTCACCTGAACATCATAACTACTCAAATTATAAATTCACTGTTGATTACGATTTGAGCGCCTATGATGGTAAATTAGAGGACGGTGATACCTTTACCTTTACTGTTCCGAGCCCTTTAACTGTTAGAAATGAAACTTTTGATTTAAAAGATAAGGAAACAGATCTCGTTATCGGAGAAACTCAAATTGTATCAAACGGGGATAATAATGGTGGTAAGGCAACTATTACATTAAAAAATCTGAAAACCTATCTTGAGAAAAAAGGTGGCTATCAAGTCCAAAACGTTAAAGGAAATTTCTTTGTTGGTTTTAGTTCTAAAAATGAATTAAGCAATGAAACGCTCCGTTTTGATAAAACGGAAACCATAAATGAAATTACACACCAAATTAAGGTAAAAAGAGGTGAAGCATCTGATTATTCTGAAGGAATCGGTCGAGCTAATTTCAATAAATATCATGGTTTGATTTACAAAGAGGATTGGACATCAAAGGCTCTAAATAAGAGTGGAAAATACTTACACAGCTGGTATGTTCGTGTTAATCCGAAACAAGCAGCCTATAATAAAATTGAAATTCATGACTGGGTAGATCCAAACGCTTCGCCAATGCAGATGATCCCTGAAACATTTAGCGTCACGGCAGGTTGGTATGATCAATATTATTACTTTAAAGATGAGGTTGTCTTAGAAGCTGGTAAGGATTACCAAGTAAAATGGAATGATTCTTACACAGAATTTACTTTAACAATTAACAATGCATCTTCAATTCTTGCGAAGAACGGTAAACCAGCAGCATTTCGAATTAATTATAAAACAAGTGCTCCAGCTGATGGCACGCAAGTCCAAAACAATGCTGAAATGAAGGGTGATGACCAGATTCTAACATATGACGACTATAGTAATAAGACAGTCGTTAAGCAAATCGGAAACTCAGTCGTTGCTTCTGGTGGTACAATTCAGTTAGAAACTGGTTACCGTATCATTCTTTACAAGGTCGACGAGCTGACTCATGACCGTCTAAAAGGAGCAAAATTCAAGATTACTCCTCCGGCAGGAGCTACGGCTAAAGAGGAAATTGTAACGACAAATGATGACGGAATTGCTGAGTCATCTATTTACTCAGAAAGTGATATCAAGAAAGGGAACTTTACAGTAACCGAGATTGAAGCTCCTGAGGGATATGAGTTGAATCCTACTCCATTTGAGATGACTGTTGGACAAGATGGAGCTATCAAAACAGTTACAAATAAACGTAGCAAAGCTAAAGTTAAGATTAAGGCTAATAAAAAACTTACAGGACGTGAGTTGAAGGCTGAAGAGTTTGAATTCACTTTAACAGATCAAGATGGTAAGGTGAAAGAAACTGTGAAGAATGACAAAGACGGAAACGTTGCTTTCTCAGAATTGGAATTCGACAAAGCAGGAACTTATACCTTTAAAATTGCTGAAAAAGCTGGCAGTGATACAAGCATCAAGTACGACACTAAAACTGTTACGGCTACAGTTACTGTAGCGGACAAGGGTAAAGGTGCACTTGAAGCAACTGTTTCTTACGATGATGAAAAAGCATTCGAGAATACTTACACTCCAGCAAAAACGGAAGTTTCTGTTAAGAAAGTATGGAAGGACGAGAACAACCAAGATGGTAAACGCCCATCTTCTGTCACAGTTAAATTGCTTGCAGATGGTCAAGATACTGGTAAAACACTTGAATTGACTGAAGCAAATGGTTGGGCTGGAAGCTTCAAAGATCTTGATGCTGATAAAGGCGGAACACCTATTAAGTACACAGTAGTAGAAGTAACTGTTGCTGGTTACACTTCTGAAGTTACTGGTGACGCTGCATCTGGATTCACTATCACAAATAGCTATTTACCAGAAACAGTTGTTGTAAAAGCAACTAAGAACTGGGATGACGCGAACAACCAAGACGGCAAACGTCCATCCAAGATTACAATCAATCTTTTAGCAGACGGTCAGCAAATTGATTCGAAAGAAGTTCAAGCAGCTGCGGACGGAACTTGGACTGTCGAATTCACGAAATTAGCAAAATATAAAGCTGGTAAAGAAATCAAATACACTGTAACAGAAGAAGCCGTAGCAGAATACGAAGCGACTATTACAGACTTTACCATCACAAACAAATATGCTCCTAAAGAAATTGACTACAAGGTAACAAAAGTATGGAACGATGCGAACAACCAAGATGGTAAACGTCCTGAGTCCGTAACGGTTCAACTTTATAAAAAAGTTGGAGATGCAGATCCAGTAGCCGTTGAAGATAAGAAATTGACCTTAACAGCTAAGGAAAAGACTGATGATAACACTTGGGTAGCATCCTTCACCAATCTTCCACAATACGAAGCTGGAAAAGAAATCACCTATTCTATCAAGGAAGTGGATGTACCAGCTGGTTACGAAGCCTCTGTGACTGGTCAAGTAGTGACAAACACCTATAACCCAGAAACAGTTGTTCTTTCAGGAACTAAGGTTTGGAAAGATAACAACAACCAAGACGGCAAACGAACAAGATCTGTGAAAGTTCAAATTCTTAACGGCGACAAGGTTGTTCAAGAAATTGAAGTTTCAGAAGCAACTGGCTGGAAGTTTGAATCTAAAAAACTTCCTAAGTATGAGAATGGTAAAGAAATCAAGTATACTGTCAAAGAAACTGCTATGACAGAATACAAAGCAACCATCACTACAGATAAGGATGGCAAGTACACCATTACCAACGAACATACTCCAGAAAAAACAGCTGTAAAAGGTCATAAGATCTGGAAAGATGAAGATAACAAAGATGGCATCCGTCCAGCATCTATCACCGTAAAACTTCTTGCAGATGGTAAGGAAACTGGTCAGACAGCTACAGTGTCAGAAACAAGTGGCTGGACTTATGAGTTTACAGGTCTTGATCGTTATCAAGAAGGTAAGGAGATTGCCTACACTGTTGAAGAAGTGAATGTTCCAGATGGTTATACAGCTTCAGTAGAAGGTTACAACATTACAAATACACACACTCCTGAAAAACCAACACCTGGTAAACCAAATGAACCAGGTAAGCCTAAAAAAGGTGGGGAATTACCTAATACAGGAAGCGAGTCTAACCAAGCGACTCTAGTAGCGGGAATCGCCCTTCTTGGATTGGGAACAGGATTCTTGGCAAGACGCAAAAAAGAAGATTAA
- a CDS encoding SAM-dependent methyltransferase, protein MIETRLQDKLKSGLEVENFQKDGAIYLSLNPDYLSGDNAKYMTMYNRLARWYDMSEKWIGPLLHGKAIDKLRRDLMEEIEWKDNLSVLYVSIGTGQDLRYIPETIDLKSLDFVGVDISISMLKKCQKSCAKKTNLQLFHACAEDLPFADNSFDIVYHIGGINFFNDKAKAMQEMLRVAKPGTKLLIADETADYVDQQYKKNHFSKDYFKDATVDLSEIENAVPSEVKEKELKLLWDGKFYALTFRK, encoded by the coding sequence ATGATTGAAACAAGATTACAAGATAAATTGAAGTCAGGTTTGGAGGTAGAAAATTTTCAAAAAGATGGGGCTATCTATCTGTCTCTTAATCCTGATTATCTATCTGGAGATAATGCTAAATACATGACTATGTATAACCGTTTGGCTCGCTGGTATGATATGAGTGAGAAATGGATAGGACCGCTTCTCCACGGCAAGGCAATTGACAAGTTGAGAAGGGATTTGATGGAGGAAATAGAATGGAAAGATAATTTATCTGTTCTTTATGTCTCTATCGGGACTGGTCAAGATCTCCGTTATATTCCTGAGACAATTGACCTGAAAAGTTTAGACTTTGTAGGGGTAGATATTTCTATCAGTATGCTAAAAAAATGCCAGAAATCTTGTGCTAAAAAGACCAATCTGCAACTTTTCCATGCTTGCGCGGAGGATCTCCCCTTTGCGGATAATAGTTTTGACATTGTCTACCATATTGGCGGAATCAATTTTTTCAATGATAAGGCCAAGGCTATGCAGGAAATGCTACGAGTGGCGAAGCCAGGAACCAAGCTTTTAATCGCAGATGAGACGGCTGACTATGTGGATCAGCAATATAAGAAAAATCATTTTAGTAAGGATTATTTTAAAGACGCTACTGTTGATTTGAGTGAAATTGAGAATGCTGTTCCAAGTGAAGTTAAGGAAAAGGAATTGAAACTTCTATGGGATGGCAAATTCTATGCCTTAACATTTAGGAAATAA